The sequence below is a genomic window from Monodelphis domestica isolate mMonDom1 chromosome 2, mMonDom1.pri, whole genome shotgun sequence.
CTAGTCCCCTTCCTTCTCACCTCAGGGAAATCACAGTGATCAAATGAAGCTAACAGAAAGCACTTGGCTGCTTGCTTATATTTTCGAGCAGCCAACTCAGCCAGGcctaaaaaatataagaaaaggaatgagagagacaaATGAAGCCAAGAGCCACCTAAATGAAAGCAGCCTTTGTTTAGGGAACCCAGTAGCCCAGAAGTAAATTGGCCCCTGATCCCCCTTCTATACCCCATGAATTTGGGTCCACAAAACcaccagaagaaaataaaatccaaatagtTAGGGACTGGGCAGGCTTCATCTATAACTAGAGCCAGTGGAGCTTTTCTATACATGCTAAAACTAAGCTGACTTGCCTTGCCTACACGCCCCAAGATTAGTTGCAACAtatgaattaggaaaaaattatttattttgaatttgagaAGGGTGTCAGAAAATTGCCCTACCTGACTATCTTTCCCCTTTTAACCCTAGGGGAGGCTCTGCCTAGACTTCCCTTACCTGCTGCACACTTGAGCTTGGTAAGAATAGCCTGGGTCTGGCTGTCCCTTTCCCCTCGCTGCTGTGAGAAGGAAGACATAGACTAAGAGAACGAACAACCACCACCAATACTTTTTTCTATCCCTTGGGGCCAGCCCGAGAAAGAACAAGAGGAGCAAACAGGATGTGTTCTGTTCAATAACCAGGGTCAAGACATGACTTGAAGTGATGCCAAGAAAGCCCAGAGGAAACCCACCCTGAAAGAGAAATAGCATGGGAGTGTAGTGGGTGGGGAGTGGAAATGAGATTTCAAAGAGCAccaagaaatgaaggaaaaatcacAAGATCAACAGGGAATGGATAAGGCACTAGCACGGTTACCTCAGCAATCTCAGGAGTAGATTCAGCTTTGCTGACATAGCTCAAGACATGGGACCAGTTCTGTAGGTAGACACTGACCTGCTGGGCAGAGAGCATGGAATGTGGTTTGATGGCACCACCTACTGGCCTCTGAGTGTCCTGAGGGATGTAGGCAACCTTCCCCaggtcttccccccccccaacatagTAGATTTCTGCTTATTCCCACCTTGATTACATTGAGGCACATATTAATGACATGTTTGGCGCTGGTACAGTAGTCCCGAGCCCGGGAGTAACACTTGAGGGCATTGCTGAGATCGCCACAGTCAAGGTAATGGTCACCCAAGTCATCATGCCCCCGCCTGCCAGGGAGAAGCAAGGAGTAAGGCAGATGCTTGGGAGCCCATTTCCTCCCACTtcttaacacccccccccccttttctgttTCCCCCAATCCTCTTACCTGATGCTCTCCTTGATAGAGTTTCCTTTGTAGTTTTTCAGGTCTGTATCCAGCTTCTCCAGTTTTAGCAGTGCCTTCTTTCTAGTGGCCTCCACCCAGGCTGTGTCCAGAGGTGGGGGTTCCACCCCTCCCTCAGGGACAGCATCAGGAGCATTTTGTAGCTCTCTGTTGTCagggtagtggtggtagtagtagcaaGAGAAACATTGTCATTGGAGATTTAGGAAGAAGTAGGGGAAATAGTAGCAGAGAAGAACCACCAAGCTGTTTAGGGTGACGAAATCTCTCCCTGCTAGCTgcctcattttttcttcctctccccaaagTTGAATTTTTCATTGAAACTGTCCTGTCTAATAATCTCTACCATCCTGAAAAACCTTCCCAATGTGTTTGACTTATACCACCtgctcccattttcttttctatggtCAGGGTCTAAGAGCTCTAGACAGTGGGGCTTGCTCCCTCAGCCCCTTCCAGCTCCCAGGAGCACCCTAATCTGGAtctacccccctcccccttttcttcccaCATCCTAATACCACACCTGGTAGCCTCAGAGAGCTTTCGGTGGATCTCCTCATAAACATCCACATTGAAGGTCCTCTGTACAAAGGACAATGCCATCTTCAGGGCTTCTACCCGAAGCTGTGGGCAGTGATCTGCAATGAACTGTAGCCGCTCAATGCGCATTAGCCCACTGTAACTGGATGCATACTGTTCCAGGtcctgaaagagaaaagagagtctGATAAGGTGCAATATCTTCAATACACAGATCCCTATAATAGGCACTGTATGAAAATAGAGATTGAAATGTAATTCCTGTCCACAAAAATCATAAGACCTCTCAGTAATATTCAAACTCACATACTTGAAGAAGCACAGATGCACACAACTTAAACTAAAACCTGTATAAATAAGTGCAGAGGGAAGGTAGTGATCAGAACTAGGGTCACTGGTTGGCAGAAAAGGGAGCAGCATTCAAAGTAGCATTCGAGCTTTTAGCTAGAAGAGAATGAACAATGTGTGTGGAACAAAGTAAAGGCCTTTGCTTACTTGGGGGGATCAATGTTAGGGCTAGAAAAAGTGGAGAGAAGAGTTACCGAGTGGGGGTAGTGTTCAGATTTGATGGTCAATAAGGAGCCATTGCAGATGTCTAAGCCATGACTGTGGTGGTATTCTGAAGACTCTTCTAGCCATCACACAGGATGGATTTGGGAAAGAGAACACTACTAATGTAGCGCCCCTACCTCTCTCTAGGGGTACCATCTAACTATGCCAGTCTGGGAGTGAAAATACCTTTGTCATATAGTCTCAAAGAGTTTTATTCCCAAAGGAGAGGCACTACCCTCTCAGCTCCAAGCTCCACATACCAGGGTGGGATTTTCCACCACATAGTTGATGTCTGGTGCATTCTGCTGATCCTCTTGAGGGTCCACATCAATCTGCATGGGTTCCACTGCCCCCTGCAATGCAGATGCCAGTCACCTGTGCACTCAAGCCTGAGAGAGTGCCCATGGCACACTAGTATTCAAAGTTTTATTCTGATCCTttatcctccccctccccaaatagaCCCTGCCCAGGACCAAGGTTTTGTCAGATTCTTCCTGTGCATAACACTATACCCACCCACCAGAGCTTTCCATCCAAAGGATGCCTTCTAGAGTCCCAACTCCACCAACCCCATCTCCCTAACACTACCAGACCTGGGGGGAGAGGGAAATTTCAAGGAATTCTTCAACAGTACCCAGGAGCCCATAAACACAACCTCCCCTACCCAGTTCCCTCCTAACCCACCATCATTAGAGGGGAAAGTCAGAAATGAAGAGAGCTAGACAGTAACCACTTGGCATCCCCAAGGCAAGTTCCCAACTACTGGCCTGATGTGGTTTCCTCAAAGTCATAAAGGAGAAACAGGTGAGACCTCAACCACTGGATGCAAAGGGTACCCTGCCACATCCTAAGCCATCCCATACCATCTGTCCTATGTAGATGGAGCAGTAATATTTGTAGTTCGAGTTACAGCCatgaaaatggggaaagaaatacAGGCATCAACTTGGGAAATCATACTGGGCATTCCCAAAGTGGAAAGAAATACAAAGGCTGCAATCTCAGATTATCAGCTTCTGTTCCTCACCTCTACCAGGTCTGGGCAAAACCCCAAAAGGCAGGCCGCTAAGCAGAGCTTCCAGAAACTTGGGTCACTGTTATTGTTCTACCCCTTCCCAACCCCACCTCAGGAAAAGTAGTATAGCTGATCCACAGGCTCCTAATCACATAACCAATtgctggggaagagggagaaggaagaaggggcgAGGAATAGGGAAATGGGAGTTCTGCCCAATctatctttttcttccctcccccctccttgcCCTCGGCACTGAGTCCCTGATCTTGGGGCTGGCAATGCAGTGGGGGCCCAGCCACGGCAGGGGCGGCTGGGGCTCCGCTCCCTCCTCCCTCGCTGGGGACCCCCTCTCCTGGAAGGTACCTCATAGAGCAGCGTACAGGCCGACAGACTGGCGCTCAGGCTGAAGTCTCCGGCTGTGCCAGGGAGGAAGAGGTCTGACCTACTGCTGTGAGGGGTGCAGTACAGATCTGTCACTGATGAAGAGGCTGAGCTGGGGGCCGAGCTATCCCTCATTCTGTCCTGACTTTCTGCACCCCCTGACCCTGACACAGAGCTGGCTGGCTGCTGAAGGGGAGAAACAATGTTAATGTAGGGGGGAACCAAAGCACCTCTCCACCACTGGGAGGCCCCCTATTAGGCCAGAGAGCCAAGTTGTGGCAGGTCTGACCCAGCTGGGCTCCCACTCTGAGGCTCATACCTGGGAGATGAGTGACCCTGAGACACCAGGGGCGGACTACAGAGTCCTACTGATAGGGGCCACAATTTGACCCAGAGCATTCTCCACCCAGCGGCGGTGGGGGAGGgcgggagggaaggagggagggaggaagggacgtGTCCTGGGAACCCGGCACAGCAGCCTGGTGGGGACAAGCTCAAGGACGGAGGGGCACGAGGGGGGGGCAGAAGCTCTCAGGGGGCGGCCCCCCTGTCTGTCCTGCGTGCTCCATCCACAAAGGATCACGTACCCCGGACAAGCGGGGTCTCCAGGATCCTGGGTCCCTGGGACGGGGTGAAAGGCCTACCGAGGGCCTAGCAGGGCCCGGTCGGACCCGAGCCATCTCCCTCGGGAGCCCCCTGCCCGGTCCAGGGAGCCCCTTTCCAGGGCCACGGCCTCGGCGAGCCTCGGGGGCGTGGCCTGCAGCCGGCCGGAGAACCCGTTCCCAGGGCGGGCGGGTGGAGAAGCGGCCCGAGGGGAGGGCGCGGGAGCCGGGGCTTCCTTCCCTAAGCGCGACCCCGGGGTCAGGATAGCGGCGCGGCGCCGCCCCGCCCCGCGGGGATCTCCAAGCGTTCGCCGCAGGCCTCTCCCCAGCCCCAGCGCGAGGGCCCGGAAGCCTGAAGCCCCGAGGCGTGCCGGGTCCTGCCCGCTAGGGCCGACCAAGACAGAGGCCGGGCGGAGGCCAGTGCGCCTCGGGGCCCCCCTcgtcccctcccccgccccctaCTCGGGACATCGCCCGCCCGGGCTCCTTCCCCCACCGACTCCCGGGTCCGGCCCGGGGCTGCGGAGCCAGGGCGGGGCGGGGCCGCGGGGCTCGGGCCGGGCCGGGCGGCACCGCCCCTAGGCTCGTTACCTGCAAATTAAACACCTGAACCGGCAGCGGCATCTTCCTCCTACCCCGCCGCGGCGCCGTCCACATCCGGGTCGCCTGGGCCTCGCCACGAGCACATCCGGGTCAcggggggaggggcggggagggACGGGAAGTAAAGTCGGTTCGGCCGCGGGGGCGGCGGGGGACGCCCTTAAAGGGGCAGAAGTCGCCACCGTGGCCCCGCAGCTGCCGCTTGCTCGTGCCTCagctcccctcttttctcccacCTCAGGCgctgagggaggggaggggcttCGGGGGCCTAGCActggggagaaactgaggcagagaaaactGGTAAAGGGCCTGCTGCTTCTCCGTGCGTCCCCTGGGTGCTCGGCATCCGTCGGGAGGCCGCGCCTGGAGCCTGGAGTCCTGGCCGCCCAGTCCGGGCCCGTGGCCCGCTGTGGGCAGGCTGCGATGGCCGGGCCCGGGGCCCGCTGGGGCTGAAGAATGACCTGCACTGGCGTGGGGCTCGGCAAACTCTGCTTCGTGCTGTCCGTAGCCTTGGGAGCctttttgctgctgctgctgcccctCCCCCGCCTCCAGGCTCCTTGGGGGGTCTGGGCCCACCGGCCGCCCCGGCCGCCCCCGACCTGCGCGCAGCCGCCCCGCGCCCAGCGGCCCCGGGAGGGGGGCGTGGCCCAGCCCCTGCAGGACGTGCTCCAGCGGCTTCTGGGGGCGCCAGCCGCGCACCCCCGGGCGCCCGATAGGCTGGAGCCCAGGGACATCTTCATCGCAGTGAAGACCACCAAGAAGTATCATAAGTCTCGACTGGAACTGCTTTTCCGCACCTGGATTTCCCGGGCCCAACAGCAGGTTGGACGAACTCCCTTCCCGGATCTTTTCTTGACGACCTGGCAGGATCACAGAGGGAGAAGGAACCTCTGGGGGACCCGGCACTCAGCGGGGTGCCTTGTCTTAGGTGGCTCTCTCCCGGGGAGAACTTTAGATTTGGaaagagggaccttagaagttaCCTAGGAGGTTAACCTATTAAGCCTGGCATATAGTACGTGCTTCATGACTCGGCTTAGTTAGAGGCAACCTATCCCTGTGGAAGGGGTAAAACAGAATTTGaattagaagagatctcagaaatTAATTTAAGAATTCACTCAGTACTAAgcgtagcacatagtaggcagtaAATGCTTTCCGAAGACCTCCAGAGAACCTCCATTTTCCTCTTGACAACATGAATTCCTAGTGCTTAACTTTCTCTTGCAGGTCAGATTGAGGTCCTCTGCTTCACAGTTTCTTTAGCAGAAACTGCCTTCAAAATGTACTATTGTCAGGTCAACAGGCATTTAAGGGCTTACTGTGTGGCTGGTACTGTGCTAAGGGACCTGCTCTGAAAGAGCTCACATTGGAGAAACATACAAGATTAGAAGTAATCTCTTAGGGGAGGCACTAACATTcagaaggatggaaaggtttcCTGCAGAAAGGAGGTTTTGAGCTGATTCTGAAGACCTTGGCTCCTTTGAAATCCACTCCATTTCACTCCAATGTGAATTGAGCAGCTTCTTAAATGCTTAACATTGTTCCAGTactaaaggagagaaaagaagatgagcAAGACATAGTCCCTCTAGGAGATGAAGATAAATGTTCATagtcaaacaaacatttattcagcacctactatgtaccaggcattgtactaagctaTTTACATGAGTGAATAGAATACAAATTGGGCTGTCATAAAGGCTTTGGAGAAATGCTAAATTCCAAGAGATAGTGAAAGCTTGTCCACCTCTGtggaaaagggaagattttataGGTAGAggggacttggaatcaggaatacttgggttcagatctagcctcagacaactggtgagaggaagagggagaaacagaatgACATACTCACCCATTcatgtcatcctgggcaagttacttaacctgtttgtcttaattttctcatctgtaaaatggtgataatagcacctagcttTCAGAGTTGATATGAGGATAACATGAAACAACGTTTGTACAGCTCTCAGCATAGTACCCAGCAAatagcactatgtaaatattatttattagataagTGAATAGCATTTACCTGAACCTTGAAAAATGGGTAGGATTGTTAGCAGTCAAAAATctgaaagagggggcagctgagtagctcagtggattgagagccaggcctagagatgggaggtcctaggttcaaatctggcctcagccacttcccagctgtgtgaccctgggcaagtcacttgacccccattgcctagcccttaccactcttctgccttggagctaatacacagtattgactccaagacggaaggtaagggtttaaaaaaaaaatctgaaagaacATAGTATTTCTAAGTATAAGAAATAGCAAGAACACAGGTACTGGTGTGGATAGAGAGCAAATCTTGTTCAGGAAATGGCAAGTAGTGCTGATAGACTAAATCATCCTggtttgtggaaaaaaaaaacaaagtgaatTTAGGCTGAATTgtggaaagttttaaaaaaattttttttattttaaaatattttttcatgtttcatgattcattttctttccctcccccctcccagagctgacaagcaattccactgggttgtataaatgttgccacttgatacctatttccatattatttatttttgctatagaatgattttttaaaagtctaaaccCCACATCACTTACCCATAAGTGATgccatatgttttgcttttgcatttctgctcccatagttctttccctgtggatagcattcttttacatgagtccttcaggagtgtcctggcttgttgcattgcttctagtagcaaagtccattacattggattgttccacagtgttttactctctgtgtacaatgttctcctggttctgctcatttcactctgcatcagttcattgaggttctcccagttcatatagaaatcctccacaTCATCAATCATTACAggacaatagtatttcatcactatcatcttccacaatttgttcagccattccccagtggagggacaccccctcattttccaattttttgccaccacaaaaagcggactatatttttgtactagtatttttccttgttatctccttggggtacaaacccagcagtgatattactggatcaaaggatatgcatccttttaaagcccttttcacATAATTCCAGATGCCTTCCATAATGGCTGgacaaattcacaactccaccagcaatgcattttgcttgattttgccacaacccctcgaacatttattttttttctttactgtcatagtggtcaatctgctaggtatgaggtggtacctcagcattgttttgatttgtgtttctctaattatgagagacttagaatgctttttcatgtgcttattgatagttttgatttctttatctgaaaagtgccctagtcccttgaccatttgtcaggtggggaatggcttgattttttttgtacaattggcttagctccttataaatttgagaaatgagatctttgtcagaggtttttcttataaagtttttcccccctatttgttgcttcccttctaattttggttgcattagttttgtttgcacagaaacttttaaatttaatataatcaaaattattcattttacattttgtagtgttctcgatcttctgcttggtcttaaaactccttcctttcctatagatctgatctgatctatgttcacctaatttgtttgttatttccctctttatatttaagtcatttacccactctgagtttTAATTTCTCCCAAGTGTATTCCATTGATCTGCCCTTCTATTTCTAAGCCAGTACCACATAGTTTTGATGATAactgatttatagtataatttgagatctagtaaagctaggcctccatcctccactctttttcattgtttcccttgatatttttgatcttttgttcttccagataaactttgtaataattttttctaattctataaaaaatgttttggtagtttgataggtatagagctgaataagtaaattaatttaggtaggattgtcatttttattatattagcttgtccttcccatgagcaaatgatgcttttccaattgtttagatctagttttatttgtgtgaagagtgttttgtggttatgttcatattcctaaatttgtcttggcaagtaaatTCCCAGATATTTGGAAAGTCTTGAATATCCTAATGGCTAAGTAATTTGGctagggttgggggtggggtatTGACTGTTTTTGAGCAGTAGAATGACTTGGCAAGTAGAATTGGTATagtatggaggatggattacTGTGCCTCTGGGATCAGAGTCTGTGGTTATTTTCTGGCCCCTTTCAACTATGAGGGGTTACATTGGACAGAATGAAGGTGAAAATGTACTTTTAACTTGAATTTAGAAAACctagattttttttgttaaagAGGCActgtgatatagtggaaagaggagTCTTAAGGACTTGAATTTCAATCCCAGCAATgctactccctgtgtgaccttgagtgagtcacttaatccctctgggcctcagtttccttgtctgtaaaattaggagattgagctagatgacctccaagatctCTTTCTGTTCCAAATCTTATGAATAGTTATATCAGAGAAAAACTATATAGGCACACTATTCAAATTGGAATTATTCCATTTGGCTTCATATTTTGGGAAACAGGTTAAATAAATATTCTTAATTTACTAGTATAAAATTGtaacacaattttaaaagaaaaacagttcctTTCTTTAATGAAAACATTAATTTTCTGACCCTGTTCTCTGTGAACCCAAGggtatttatttcttctttcagcACTGGTGGCTTTGTGCATCTTTCCATGGGCAGTTTATTTCAGCAGAGATATAGTGGCTAAAACCTAGGGAAGTGGTTTTGTAGATTCCAAGACTTTGGAATAACCTTAGGGTTGCCCCAGGTCGAAGACAAATCTGTGTCTTCTATTTATCTTTACTCCCAACAGGCCTAAGGACAGGAATCAGGGACCCTGGAAAGGATATTTTACACATTAAggattgctttaagatttattaGGCGTATtactacattatttttattgaagcTCATGATACCCCATGAAGTATAGATATTATAGGTTTTAGCCCTGTCTTACCAATGTGGATCCTGAGGCTCAGGGTAAATGtgttgtccaaagtcacatatctAGTGAGTGGCAGAGGTAGGATTCGATTCTAAGTATAGCAGTCTTTCCATTCTTGATATGTTGGCAAAAACACTGGCAAAAAAAGGGCCATATAAGGTGCTGGCCTTGGTAGGCTGCATGTGCAAACTGGCATGGGCCAGTGGCAGTGTCTCAGAAAGTATTTTTTCAACTCTtggacctatttttttttctccagacttTCATCTTCACGGATGGTGAGGACCCAGAGTTACGCCTTCGAGCAGGTAATTAAGTTTCCCATTGAACCTCTCTGTCCTGAATACTGGTATTACATCTGACAGATTACATGGATAAGGAATATTTGGCTTCCCATTGCTACCCAAGAGCCTTGGACAAGAACAAGTTTAACTCATTGGAATGGTGATTGGCTTCCATATAGGAGGAGTCTGAACCTGTTTTCATGACAGTAGGCCCCAGGGTAGAGTCTCCTCTACTAAGGTCATCACTGTCTGAATAAATCACTAACTACAGAGACACCAGAATTAAAACATAAGTTGGTATAGATTGTATTGAGCCCTGATGTTTGGCTGGCTTCCAGAAtgccatatgaactgggagagtAGAACTAGGCAAAAGAATGTATCAAATAAATGATGTTTTACTGGAACTTCCTGATTCTACTTCAGCTATATTTTCATTGTATGCCTGTGGCTTTGGGGGTTGAGGGCCTTTGAAGGTGaggggtggtgggggtggtgATGGTGTTGTAGGTCTGGATTTAGGATTTAATTGATGGGTAGTTTTCAGTATGTAGACTTCCTCTTTCATCCACGATGTATATTGACAACTTATTTCCATAAGATTGTCATAGAGAGTCccaggggttaagagacttgccagggtcatatggataatcagaggtaggatttgaatccgtGTCTTGATTCCTCTAACTCCTCtaccaaattgtctctcctggaattgACTACTATTTTGCTTTCCCTTCCATTAACCCATCCCTTATTTTCTCCAGGAGATCATGTCATCAACACCAATTGTTCCTCCATGCACACACGCCAAGCACTCTGTTGCAAAATGTCTGTGGAGTATGACAAGTTCATCGAGTCAGGAAGGAAGTACGTGAGTTTCCAAGCCAGAAAACTAGGTGGGAGTTATTCAGAAAACCCCAGAAATCCCAACCAGCAGGTCACAAGACAGCTTGTTTTTATGGGCCTCGTCCTGCAGCTCTAGTTTCTCCCCCAGCTCTTTCAGCTGCCAGACTGAACAGCTGGGTTCATTGAGGCTGCCAACAGTAATAGTCTCTATCCTACTTAATGTGgctctttccttctcatctcttgCAGATGGTTCTGCCATGTGGATGATGACAATTATGTGAACTCCAAAGGACTTCTACAgctgctctctggtttctccccAAGTCAGGATGTCTATGTGGGTCGACCTAGCCTGGACCACCCTATTGAGGCAGCTGACAGAGCCCAGGGAAGTGGAACTGTGAGtagtttggaaattttttttggtaggagttgggatggggaggaggaTCAGGGTggatggtggggagggaaacaactGAGAATTTAAGACTAGAAAGACAGAAATCAGGGAATCACTTGCCTCTcatacctgtgtgatcttggacaagttgtCTAACCCCCATGGgctagtttcctcttctgtaaagggaattgaattaaatgacctccaggttccctttcagctccaaatcttTCATCTGTCATCTGATTTGGCCCCCAGAGGACTTCTCAAAGGTAGTGGGAGTGGAAGAGTAGGAGTAACAGCAGGAAGGAGAAGGCCAAACAGGGGTGTTCCAGGAAGTTGAAAGCCAAATGAAGACATCTCAGAGCAGctagaactgaaaaggaagagACTAGACTAAGAACCAATGAAAAATGATTGTCTGGAACTCCTAAATTTTCCAGGGGAAGCAAGTTTGGAGTAGAAGAGGAAGCTTGGGAGAGGCAAGATGATATGGGGACCATTTTTCCCTGGACCCAGCGACCAGGGTCTCCAGAGCTTATATTTGTGTTTAAACAGAGCTTTGTAGTTTTATGAAGTACTTTTATGTTCCTTTGAGGTAGGTAAAGTATGTACCTCGTCGacattttatcaatgagaaaaCTTAGGTTCCGAGGATATACACAAGAGCTGGAATTTAAAATTGaattccagtgttctttctatccCACAATGTTATATCAAAGACCAGGAACTCCAGACAAAGGGCAGGCTTTAGCAGATGAATCTggtgaggggaaagggaggggtcTAATGGGCAAGCCTTAAGGAATGTAGCCTCTCACCCACCAGCCCTTGATGTTGGGTTCTCTCTGCTTGCCTCCCAGGCCTCTACAGTCAAGTTCTGGTTTGCCACAGGAGGAGCTGGGTTCTGCATCAGCAGAGGTCTTGCCCTCAAAATGAGTCCTTGGGCCAGGTGAGTGGGAGCCTCTGGGCTTCCCAACTCCAAGGAACCAGTTCCACAAGATCTTGAAAAGTAGGTCAAGACAGGTGGGAAGGGCAGATCCAGGCATGTCCTGAGCAACCTCTCCCCCTTCCTTGCAGTCTGGGCAACTTCATTAGCACTGCTGAGAAGGTCAGACTCCCTGATGACTGCACCATTGGGTATATCATCGAAGGACTGCTGCAGGTGAAACTGCTACATAGCACCCTCTTCCACTCCCACCTGGAGAACTTGCAGAGGCTGCCAGCTGATACCCTGCTCAGACAGGTACCACACCCAGCCCCTATCACAGCCAGCTTTAGGGCTAACTTTATTTTGAGTCCTTAGCCAGCTCTCTGCCACCAGGGATCATGCTCCTTTGACGTGACTCTCTTCCTTGGGTGCTCAAGTGTGTGTGTCTCTTCCCTCAACTTGGCCTTGAACTCTATGGAACTGACTCTTAAACTTCTGGAGAGGTCATCCCTTGGACAAGTAAATTTGCTGCAAGGTATCTTGGCTGAGGCAGGAAAGAGAGTGAAatccccctttccttccatctgaaTCACTCTttaagaagagtggtaagggctaggcaactgggattaagtgacttggccacgaTCATATATatagctgggaggtgtctgaggccagatttgaacctgtggGACctccctctaggcctggctctcaatccactgagctacccagctgccccctccataacTACTCTTAAAGCTCACAAATCAACTGTCACCCAAGAGCACACACATTTCACTAATA
It includes:
- the GPS1 gene encoding COP9 signalosome complex subunit 1 isoform X21; the encoded protein is MWTAPRRGRRKMPLPVQVFNLQGAVEPMQIDVDPQEDQQNAPDINYVVENPTLDLEQYASSYSGLMRIERLQFIADHCPQLRVEALKMALSFVQRTFNVDVYEEIHRKLSEATRELQNAPDAVPEGGVEPPPLDTAWVEATRKKALLKLEKLDTDLKNYKGNSIKESIRRGHDDLGDHYLDCGDLSNALKCYSRARDYCTSAKHVINMCLNVIKVSVYLQNWSHVLSYVSKAESTPEIAEQRGERDSQTQAILTKLKCAAGLAELAARKYKQAAKCFLLASFDHCDFPELLSPSNVAVYGGLCALATFDRQELQRNVISSSSFKLFLELEPQVRDIIFKFYESKYASCLKMLDEMKDNLLLDMYLAPHVRTLYTQIRNRALIQYFSPYVSADMRKMAIAFNTTVAALEDELTQLILEGLINARIDSHSKILYARDVDQRSTTFEKSLLMGKEFQRRAKAMILRAAVLRNQIHVKSPPREGSQGELTPANSQSRMSTNM
- the GPS1 gene encoding COP9 signalosome complex subunit 1 isoform X11, with translation MWTAPRRGRRKMPLPVQVFNLQQPASSVSGSGGAESQDRMRDSSAPSSASSSVTDLYCTPHSSRSDLFLPGTAGDFSLSASLSACTLLYEGAVEPMQIDVDPQEDQQNAPDINYVVENPTLDLEQYASSYSGLMRIERLQFIADHCPQLRVEALKMALSFVQRTFNVDVYEEIHRKLSEATRELQNAPDAVPEGGVEPPPLDTAWVEATRKKALLKLEKLDTDLKNYKGNSIKESIRRGHDDLGDHYLDCGDLSNALKCYSRARDYCTSAKHVINMCLNVIKQVSVYLQNWSHVLSYVSKAESTPEIAEQRGERDSQTQAILTKLKCAAGLAELAARKYKQAAKCFLLASFDHCDFPELLSPSNVAVYGGLCALATFDRQELQRNVISSRGQETEGSGVCSSFKLFLELEPQVRDIIFKFYESKYASCLKMLDEMKDNLLLDMYLAPHVRTLYTQIRNRALIQYFSPYVSADMRKMAIAFNTTVAALEDELTQLILEGLINARIDSHSKILYARDVDQRSTTFEKSLLMGKEFQRRAKAMILRAAVLRNQIHVKSPPREGSQGELTPANSQSRMSTNM
- the GPS1 gene encoding COP9 signalosome complex subunit 1 isoform X6, whose protein sequence is MKMSLGSSLSGARGCAAGAPRSRWSTSCRGWATPPSRGRWARGGCAQVGGGRGGRWAQTPQGAWRRGRGSSSSKKAPKATDSTKQSLPSPTPVQVILQPQRAPGPAIAACPQRATGPDWAARTPGSRRGLPTDAEHPGDARRSSRPFTSFLCLSFSPVLGPRSPSPPSAPEVGEKRGAEARASGSCGATVATSAPLRASPAAPAAEPTLLPVPPRPSPRDPDVLVARPRRPGCGRRRGGVGGRCRCRFRCLICSSRSDLFLPGTAGDFSLSASLSACTLLYEGAVEPMQIDVDPQEDQQNAPDINYVVENPTLDLEQYASSYSGLMRIERLQFIADHCPQLRVEALKMALSFVQRTFNVDVYEEIHRKLSEATRELQNAPDAVPEGGVEPPPLDTAWVEATRKKALLKLEKLDTDLKNYKGNSIKESIRRGHDDLGDHYLDCGDLSNALKCYSRARDYCTSAKHVINMCLNVIKVSVYLQNWSHVLSYVSKAESTPEIAEQRGERDSQTQAILTKLKCAAGLAELAARKYKQAAKCFLLASFDHCDFPELLSPSNVAVYGGLCALATFDRQELQRNVISSSSFKLFLELEPQVRDIIFKFYESKYASCLKMLDEMKDNLLLDMYLAPHVRTLYTQIRNRALIQYFSPYVSADMRKMAIAFNTTVAALEDELTQLILEGLINARIDSHSKILYARDVDQRSTTFEKSLLMGKEFQRRAKAMILRAAVLRNQIHVKSPPREGSQGELTPANSQSRMSTNM